Proteins from a genomic interval of Arachis hypogaea cultivar Tifrunner chromosome 10, arahy.Tifrunner.gnm2.J5K5, whole genome shotgun sequence:
- the LOC112717019 gene encoding cationic amino acid transporter 1 codes for MDENVNNNSRSAAENHGPPSIKLESFESFYNYGRAIMNTPSRLVNRVMARSMDEVELVEAKKQSQHEMKRTLSWWDLMWFGMGSVIGSGIFVLTGLEVKNHVGPAVVLSYVISGISAMLSVLCYTEFAVEIPVAGGSFAYLRVELGDFISFIAAGNILLEYVIGGAAVARSWTSYFATLCNQDSDKFLIQVKTLPHNYNQLDPLAVLVLIAVSIFAILSTKASSRLNYIASFVHVIVILFIIVAGLTKADAKNYSDFAPFGARGIFQSAAVLFFAYVGFDAVSTMAEETKNPGRDIPIGLIGSMVMTTLIYCMMAVTLCLMQNYSKVDENAAFSVAFEAAGLRWGKYIVALGALKGMTSVLLVGAVGQARYLTHIARSHLLPSWLARVNPRTGTPINATTIMLFATAIIAFFTSLDVLANLLSISTLFLFSLVAIALLVRRHYADGATKKSDVAKFCVCISLIVGSSVASAVYWTRTEGWFGYAITFPLWLVGTMGIWILVPIAKKAKIWGVPWVPLLPSASVGINIFLLGSLDVASFKRFGYWTLILVVYYLLVGLHASYDIAKLRDHNNNKEKENQLNLDEENQNNGVLALPQSSGN; via the exons ATGGATGAAAACGTAAACAATAACTCAAGGTCAGCAGCAGAAAATCATGGTCCTCCTTCAATAAAGCTAGAGTCATTTGAGAGTTTTTACAACTACGGAAGAGCAATCATGAACACCCCATCAAGATTAGTGAACCGGGTCATGGCTCGGTCCATGGATGAAGTGGAGTTAGTTGAGGCAAAGAAACAGAGCCAGCATGAGATGAAGAGAACACTATCTTGGTGGGACCTGATGTGGTTCGGAATGGGAAGTGTGATTGGGTCAGGAATCTTTGTGCTAACAGGGCTTGAGGTTAAGAACCATGTGGGCCCCGCTGTTGTGTTGTCCTATGTTATCTCTGGCATTTCAGCCATGTTGTCTGTCTTATGCTACACTGAATTTGCTGTTGAAATTCCTGTCGCAG GTGGTTCCTTTGCATACCTGAGAGTAGAGCTTGGCGACTTCATATCCTTCATAGCAGCCGGAAACATCCTCCTTGAATATGTGATCGGCGGCGCCGCCGTGGCGCGCTCCTGGACATCTTACTTCGCCACCCTATGCAACCAAGATTCCGACAAGTTCCTCATCCAAGTCAAAACCCTCCCTCACAACTACAACCAGCTCGACCCTCTCGCCGTTCTCGTCCTCATCGCCGTCTCCATCTTCGCAATCTTGAGCACCAAGGCATCTTCCCGCTTAAACTACATCGCCTCCTTCGTCCACGTCATCGTCATTCTCTTCATCATAGTTGCAGGCTTGACCAAAGCCGATGCAAAAAATTATTCCGATTTTGCCCCTTTCGGAGCTCGCGGCATCTTCCAATCCGCGGCGGTTTTGTTCTTCGCTTATGTGGGATTCGACGCCGTTTCCACCATGGCGGAGGAAACGAAGAATCCAGGAAGGGACATACCGATTGGGCTAATTGGATCCATGGTGATGACGACATTGATATACTGCATGATGGCGGTTACACTGTGCCTGATGCAGAACTATAGCAAAGTTGATGAGAACGCTGCGTTTTCCGTGGCGTTCGAAGCGGCGGGGCTGAGATGGGGAAAGTACATTGTTGCCCTTGGAGCCTTGAAAGGGATGACCAGTGTTCTTCTTGTTGGTGCTGTGGGACAAGCAAG GTACCTCACACACATTGCAAGATCTCATTTGTTACCATCATGGTTGGCTCGGGTGAATCCCAGAACCGGGACACCAATCAATGCAACAACCATCATGCTTTTCGCCACCGCCATTATCGCCTTCTTCACAAGCCTCGATGTCCTCGCAAACCTCCTCTCAATCTCaactctcttcctcttctctctggTGGCAATAGCCCTCTTGGTTCGCCGCCACTACGCCGACGGAGCCACGAAGAAATCCGACGTGGCAAAATTCTGTGTCTGCATTAGTCTCATTGTGGGTTCCTCTGTTGCCTCTGCGGTTTACTGGACTCGCACTGAAGGGTGGTTTGGTTATGCCATAACGTTTCCTCTCTGGTTGGTTGGAACAATGGGGATTTGGATCTTGGTTCCCATTGCAAAGAAGGCAAAGATTTGGGGTGTTCCATGGGTTCCATTGTTGCCATCAGCTTCTGTTGGAATCAACATTTTCCTTCTTGGTTCTTTGGATGTGGCTTCGTTTAAGAGATTTGGATATTGGACTCTGATTTTGgttgtgtattacttgcttgtGGGATTGCATGCTTCTTATGACATTGCAAAGCTACgtgatcataataataataaggagaaGGAGAACCAATTGAATTTGGAtgaagaaaatcaaaataatgGTGTTCTAGCATTGCCACAAAGTAGTGGAAATTAA
- the LOC112717021 gene encoding T-complex protein 1 subunit theta has product MAPGFNIQPYGIQSMLKEGHKHLSGLDEAVLKNIDACKQLSTITRTSLGPNGMNKMVINHLDKLFVTNDAATIVNELEVQHPAAKVLVLAGKAQQEEIGDGANLTISFAGEILQGAEELIRMGLHPSEIISGYTKAINKTIEILDELVEKGSETMDVRDKEQVISRMRAAVASKQFGQEDTICSLVADACIQVCPKNPANFNVDNVRVAKLLGGGLHNSTVVRGMVLKSDTVGTIKRIEKAKVAVFAGGVDTSATETKGTVLIHTAEQLENYSKTEEAKVEELIKAVAESGAKVVVSGGSVGEMALHFCERYKLMVLKISSKFELRRFCRTTGAVAMLKLGQPNPDDLGYVDSVSVEEIGGVRVTIVKNEEGGNSVATVVLRGSTDSILDDLERAVDDGVNTYKAMCRDSRTVPGAAATEIELAKRVKEFSFKETGLDQYAIAKFAESFEMVPRTLSENAGLNAMEIISSLYAEHASGNTKVGIDLEEGVCKDVSTIGVWDLHVTKFFALKYAADAACTVLRVDQIIMAKPAGGPRREQPAAGMDDD; this is encoded by the exons ATGGCGCCGGGTTTCAACATTCAGCCGTACGGCATTCAGTCGATGCTGAAGGAAGGTCACAAGCACCTCTCCGGCCTCGACGAAGCCGTCCTCAAGAACATCGACGCCTGCAAGCAGCTCTCCACCATCACCCGCACCTCCCTCGGCCCTAACG GTATGAATAAGATGGTTATAAATCATTTGGACAAGCTCTTTGTCACTAACGATGCGGCCACCATTGTCAACGAGCTTGAGGTCCAGCATCCTGCTGCTAAGGTTTTGGTTTTGGCTGGGAAGGCTCAGCAGGAGGAGATCGGTGACGGTGCCAATTTGACGATTTCCTTTGCCGGCGAGATCCTGCAGGGCGCTGAGGAACTTATTCGGATGGGTCTGCACCCGAGCGAGATCATCAGTGGATATACGAAAGCAATTAATAAG ACTATTGAAATATTGGATGAATTGGTCGAGAAGGGTTCGGAGACTATGGATGTCCGTGATAAGGAGCAAGTTATTTCTAGAATGAGAGCAGCTGTTGCTAGCAAGCAATTTGGTCAGGAAGACACTATATGCTCGCTTGTTGCTGAT GCATGTATACAAGTGTGTCCCAAAAATCCTGCGAACTTTAATGTGGACAACGTCCGTGTTGCAAAGCTACTCGGAGGGGGCTTGCATAATAGTACTGTTGTTCGGGGAATGGTTTTGAAAAGTGATACCGTTGGGACCATAAAGCGAATCGAGAAGGCAAAG GTTGCTGTCTTTGCTGGTGGTGTTGATACATCTGCAACCGAAACCAAAGGAACTGTCCTCATACATACAGCAGAGCAG CTGGAAAATTATTCAAAAACTGAAGAGGCCAAAGTAGAGGAGCTCATTAAGGCGGTTGCAGAGTCTGGTGCCAAAGTGGTTGTCAGTGGAGGATCAGTAGGAGAGATGGCTTTGCATTTTTGTGAGCGTTATAA GCTCATGGTTTTGAAAATCAGTTCTAAGTTTGAGCTACGTCGATTTTGCCGGACAACGGGTGCTGTTGCAATG TTAAAACTTGGGCAACCAAACCCAGATGATCTTGGATATGTTGATTCTGTTTCAGTTGAGGAAATTGGTGGTGTCAGG GTAACCATAGTGAAAAACGAAGAGGGTGGAAATTCTGTGGCCACTGTTGTTTTACGAGGCAGTACCGACAGTATTCTAGATGATCTCGAAAGAGCAGTTGATGATGGGGTGAACACTTACAAG GCCATGTGCAGGGATAGCCGAACTGTACCTGGAGCTGCAGCAACTGAAATTGAATTGGCTAAAAGGGTGAAGGAATTTTCTTTCAAGGAGACAGG ATTGGATCAGTACGCCATAGCAAAATTTGCTGAAAGTTTTGAAATGGTTCCAAGAACTTTGTCTGAGAATGCTGGGCTAAATGCAATGGAGATCATATCTTCTCTGTATGCGGAACATGCCTCAGGAAATACCAAAGTTGGCATTGATCTGGAAGAGGGTGTTTGTAAGGATGTGTCAACCATAGGGGTTTGGGATCTACATGTGACTAA GTTCTTTGCTCTTAAATACGCTGCTGATGCTGCATGCACTGTACTACGGGTGGATCAG ATCATTATGGCAAAACCAGCTGGTGGACCAAGGAGAGAGCAACCTGCTGCTGGCATGGATGATGATTAA
- the LOC112717022 gene encoding aladin isoform X2 produces the protein MASFPPLGSVTICEVNRELITANELSDDRANATYGKILGMVFSPVPFQLEQELERSPSPSPPPLESDTGEQEGTPAAAAAAAMAVEVVQKKSLVAVLEGFVSGCLRRLFYPNDVHLLPEVDLKGVSWHLNKHIVAFISGRTQVIIRDYEDSEGKEPTILTNESQRDVRVLEWRPNGGRMLAVGCKSGICIWAASYPGNAASVRSGTVSFLGSLSRGSGIRYILVDFLRSQNDEHVSALTWSPDGRYLASASYESSAFTVWDVAQGMGTPIRRGLGGISTLKWSPTGDYFFASKFDGTFYLWETNTWTSEQWSSTSGFVKGATWDPDGRMILLAFSDSSTLGSVHFASKPPSLDAHLLPVDLPEILSLIRRSKGIEKIAWDDSGERLALSFKDGEDIYRGLIAIYDTRRTPLISTSLIGFIRGPGENPRPISFSFHGKFKQGPLLSVCWSTGFCCTYPLLFRSHMLP, from the exons ATGGCTTCCTTCCCTCCTCTTGGTTCCGTCACAATCTGCGAAGTCAACCGTGAACTCA TTACCGCCAACGAACTCTCCGACGACCGAGCCAATGCAACCTATGGAAAGATTCTT GGAATGGTGTTCAGCCCTGTGCCATTTCAGTTGGAGCAGGAGCTGGAGAGGTCGCCATCCCCTTCTCCGCCGCCTCTAGAAAGTGATACTGGCGAACAAGAAGGAACACCGgcagcggcggcggcggcggcaatGGCAGTTGAGGTTGTTCAGAAGAAAAGTCTTGTGGCAGTCTTGGAAGGCTTTGTAAGCGGGTGTCTCAGACGCCTATTTTACCCTAATGAT GTGCATTTGTTGCCAGAGGTTGATCTAAAAGGAGTGAGCTGGCACCTGAATAAGCATATAGTTGCGTTTATATCAGGGCGGACACAGGTCATCATCCGCGATTATGAAGATTCAG AGGGGAAGGAGCCAACTATCTTGACCAACGAATCACAGAGAGATGTTAGAGTACTAGAGTGGAGGCCCAATGGTGGAAGGATGCTAGCTGTTGGTTGCAA GAGTGGGATATGCATTTGGGCAGCTTCTTATCCTGGAAATGCAGCATCTGTCAGATCCGGCACTGTTTCATTTTTGGGAAGTTTGTCTAGAGGCTCAGGAATCCGGTATATCTTGGTTGATTTTCTTCGCAGTCAGAATGATGAACATGTTAGCGCACTTACTTGGAGTCCAGATGGAAG ATACTTAGCTTCTGCTTCATATGAGAGCTCCGCATTCACTGTGTGGGATGTTGCTCAAG GTATGGGGACGCCAATTCGTCGGGGATTAGGAGGCATATCAACGTTGAAGTGGTCACCTACTGGAGATtacttctttgcatcaaaatt TGATGGCACATTTTATCTTTGGGAAACAAATACCTGGACATCAGAACAATGGTCATCAACTAGTGGTTTTGTCAAG GGTGCAACATGGGATCCAGATGGGCGAATGATACTGCTTGCATTTTCTGATTCCTCGACTTTGGGATCTGTTCACTTTGCATCAAAGCCTCCCTCCTTAG ATGCGCATTTGTTACCTGTAGATTTGCCAGAGATATTATCATTGATAAGAAG AAGTAAGGGAATTGAAAAGATAGCATGGGATGATTCTGGGGAGCGATTAGCTTTGTCATTTAAAGACGGAGAGGATATTTACAGGGGTCTGATTGCCATATATGATACTAGAAGGACTCCTCTTATATCTACATCATTAAT TGGATTTATAAGGGGACCTGGAGAAAATCCAAGaccaatttctttttcatttcatggGAAGTTTAAGCAGGGACCATTGCTTTCTGTG TGTTGGAGCACTGGATTTTGTTGCACTTATCCTCTGCTATTTCGCTCTCATATGCTTCCGTGA
- the LOC112717022 gene encoding aladin isoform X4, whose amino-acid sequence MASFPPLGSVTICEVNRELITANELSDDRANATYGKILGMVFSPVPFQLEQELERSPSPSPPPLESDTGEQEGTPAAAAAAAMAVEVVQKKSLVAVLEGFVSGCLRRLFYPNDVHLLPEVDLKGVSWHLNKHIVAFISGRTQVIIRDYEDSEGKEPTILTNESQRDVRVLEWRPNGGRMLAVGCKSGICIWAASYPGNAASVRSGTVSFLGSLSRGSGIRYILVDFLRSQNDEHVSALTWSPDGRYLASASYESSAFTVWDVAQGMGTPIRRGLGGISTLKWSPTGDYFFASKFDGTFYLWETNTWTSEQWSSTSGFVKGATWDPDGRMILLAFSDSSTLGSVHFASKPPSLDAHLLPVDLPEILSLIRSKGIEKIAWDDSGERLALSFKDGEDIYRGLIAIYDTRRTPLISTSLIGFIRGPGENPRPISFSFHGKFKQGPLLSVCWSTGFCCTYPLLFRSHMLP is encoded by the exons ATGGCTTCCTTCCCTCCTCTTGGTTCCGTCACAATCTGCGAAGTCAACCGTGAACTCA TTACCGCCAACGAACTCTCCGACGACCGAGCCAATGCAACCTATGGAAAGATTCTT GGAATGGTGTTCAGCCCTGTGCCATTTCAGTTGGAGCAGGAGCTGGAGAGGTCGCCATCCCCTTCTCCGCCGCCTCTAGAAAGTGATACTGGCGAACAAGAAGGAACACCGgcagcggcggcggcggcggcaatGGCAGTTGAGGTTGTTCAGAAGAAAAGTCTTGTGGCAGTCTTGGAAGGCTTTGTAAGCGGGTGTCTCAGACGCCTATTTTACCCTAATGAT GTGCATTTGTTGCCAGAGGTTGATCTAAAAGGAGTGAGCTGGCACCTGAATAAGCATATAGTTGCGTTTATATCAGGGCGGACACAGGTCATCATCCGCGATTATGAAGATTCAG AGGGGAAGGAGCCAACTATCTTGACCAACGAATCACAGAGAGATGTTAGAGTACTAGAGTGGAGGCCCAATGGTGGAAGGATGCTAGCTGTTGGTTGCAA GAGTGGGATATGCATTTGGGCAGCTTCTTATCCTGGAAATGCAGCATCTGTCAGATCCGGCACTGTTTCATTTTTGGGAAGTTTGTCTAGAGGCTCAGGAATCCGGTATATCTTGGTTGATTTTCTTCGCAGTCAGAATGATGAACATGTTAGCGCACTTACTTGGAGTCCAGATGGAAG ATACTTAGCTTCTGCTTCATATGAGAGCTCCGCATTCACTGTGTGGGATGTTGCTCAAG GTATGGGGACGCCAATTCGTCGGGGATTAGGAGGCATATCAACGTTGAAGTGGTCACCTACTGGAGATtacttctttgcatcaaaatt TGATGGCACATTTTATCTTTGGGAAACAAATACCTGGACATCAGAACAATGGTCATCAACTAGTGGTTTTGTCAAG GGTGCAACATGGGATCCAGATGGGCGAATGATACTGCTTGCATTTTCTGATTCCTCGACTTTGGGATCTGTTCACTTTGCATCAAAGCCTCCCTCCTTAG ATGCGCATTTGTTACCTGTAGATTTGCCAGAGATATTATCATTGATAAGAAG TAAGGGAATTGAAAAGATAGCATGGGATGATTCTGGGGAGCGATTAGCTTTGTCATTTAAAGACGGAGAGGATATTTACAGGGGTCTGATTGCCATATATGATACTAGAAGGACTCCTCTTATATCTACATCATTAAT TGGATTTATAAGGGGACCTGGAGAAAATCCAAGaccaatttctttttcatttcatggGAAGTTTAAGCAGGGACCATTGCTTTCTGTG TGTTGGAGCACTGGATTTTGTTGCACTTATCCTCTGCTATTTCGCTCTCATATGCTTCCGTGA
- the LOC112717022 gene encoding aladin isoform X3, translated as MASFPPLGSVTICEVNRELITANELSDDRANATYGKILGMVFSPVPFQLEQELERSPSPSPPPLESDTGEQEGTPAAAAAAAMAVEVVQKKSLVAVLEGFVSGCLRRLFYPNDVHLLPEVDLKGVSWHLNKHIVAFISGRTQVIIRDYEDSEGKEPTILTNESQRDVRVLEWRPNGGRMLAVGCKSGICIWAASYPGNAASVRSGTVSFLGSLSRGSGIRYILVDFLRSQNDEHVSALTWSPDGRYLASASYESSAFTVWDVAQGMGTPIRRGLGGISTLKWSPTGDYFFASKFDGTFYLWETNTWTSEQWSSTSGFVKGATWDPDGRMILLAFSDSSTLGSVHFASKPPSLDAHLLPVDLPEILSLIRSKGIEKIAWDDSGERLALSFKDGEDIYRGLIAIYDTRRTPLISTSLIGFIRGPGENPRPISFSFHGKFKQGPLLSVCWSTGFCCTYPLLFRSHMLP; from the exons ATGGCTTCCTTCCCTCCTCTTGGTTCCGTCACAATCTGCGAAGTCAACCGTGAACTCA TTACCGCCAACGAACTCTCCGACGACCGAGCCAATGCAACCTATGGAAAGATTCTT GGAATGGTGTTCAGCCCTGTGCCATTTCAGTTGGAGCAGGAGCTGGAGAGGTCGCCATCCCCTTCTCCGCCGCCTCTAGAAAGTGATACTGGCGAACAAGAAGGAACACCGgcagcggcggcggcggcggcaatGGCAGTTGAGGTTGTTCAGAAGAAAAGTCTTGTGGCAGTCTTGGAAGGCTTTGTAAGCGGGTGTCTCAGACGCCTATTTTACCCTAATGAT GTGCATTTGTTGCCAGAGGTTGATCTAAAAGGAGTGAGCTGGCACCTGAATAAGCATATAGTTGCGTTTATATCAGGGCGGACACAGGTCATCATCCGCGATTATGAAGATTCAG AGGGGAAGGAGCCAACTATCTTGACCAACGAATCACAGAGAGATGTTAGAGTACTAGAGTGGAGGCCCAATGGTGGAAGGATGCTAGCTGTTGGTTGCAA GAGTGGGATATGCATTTGGGCAGCTTCTTATCCTGGAAATGCAGCATCTGTCAGATCCGGCACTGTTTCATTTTTGGGAAGTTTGTCTAGAGGCTCAGGAATCCGGTATATCTTGGTTGATTTTCTTCGCAGTCAGAATGATGAACATGTTAGCGCACTTACTTGGAGTCCAGATGGAAGATA CTTAGCTTCTGCTTCATATGAGAGCTCCGCATTCACTGTGTGGGATGTTGCTCAAG GTATGGGGACGCCAATTCGTCGGGGATTAGGAGGCATATCAACGTTGAAGTGGTCACCTACTGGAGATtacttctttgcatcaaaatt TGATGGCACATTTTATCTTTGGGAAACAAATACCTGGACATCAGAACAATGGTCATCAACTAGTGGTTTTGTCAAG GGTGCAACATGGGATCCAGATGGGCGAATGATACTGCTTGCATTTTCTGATTCCTCGACTTTGGGATCTGTTCACTTTGCATCAAAGCCTCCCTCCTTAG ATGCGCATTTGTTACCTGTAGATTTGCCAGAGATATTATCATTGATAAGAAG TAAGGGAATTGAAAAGATAGCATGGGATGATTCTGGGGAGCGATTAGCTTTGTCATTTAAAGACGGAGAGGATATTTACAGGGGTCTGATTGCCATATATGATACTAGAAGGACTCCTCTTATATCTACATCATTAAT TGGATTTATAAGGGGACCTGGAGAAAATCCAAGaccaatttctttttcatttcatggGAAGTTTAAGCAGGGACCATTGCTTTCTGTG TGTTGGAGCACTGGATTTTGTTGCACTTATCCTCTGCTATTTCGCTCTCATATGCTTCCGTGA
- the LOC112717022 gene encoding aladin isoform X1 produces the protein MASFPPLGSVTICEVNRELITANELSDDRANATYGKILGMVFSPVPFQLEQELERSPSPSPPPLESDTGEQEGTPAAAAAAAMAVEVVQKKSLVAVLEGFVSGCLRRLFYPNDVHLLPEVDLKGVSWHLNKHIVAFISGRTQVIIRDYEDSEGKEPTILTNESQRDVRVLEWRPNGGRMLAVGCKSGICIWAASYPGNAASVRSGTVSFLGSLSRGSGIRYILVDFLRSQNDEHVSALTWSPDGRYLASASYESSAFTVWDVAQGMGTPIRRGLGGISTLKWSPTGDYFFASKFDGTFYLWETNTWTSEQWSSTSGFVKGATWDPDGRMILLAFSDSSTLGSVHFASKPPSLDAHLLPVDLPEILSLIRRSKGIEKIAWDDSGERLALSFKDGEDIYRGLIAIYDTRRTPLISTSLIGFIRGPGENPRPISFSFHGKFKQGPLLSVCWSTGFCCTYPLLFRSHMLP, from the exons ATGGCTTCCTTCCCTCCTCTTGGTTCCGTCACAATCTGCGAAGTCAACCGTGAACTCA TTACCGCCAACGAACTCTCCGACGACCGAGCCAATGCAACCTATGGAAAGATTCTT GGAATGGTGTTCAGCCCTGTGCCATTTCAGTTGGAGCAGGAGCTGGAGAGGTCGCCATCCCCTTCTCCGCCGCCTCTAGAAAGTGATACTGGCGAACAAGAAGGAACACCGgcagcggcggcggcggcggcaatGGCAGTTGAGGTTGTTCAGAAGAAAAGTCTTGTGGCAGTCTTGGAAGGCTTTGTAAGCGGGTGTCTCAGACGCCTATTTTACCCTAATGAT GTGCATTTGTTGCCAGAGGTTGATCTAAAAGGAGTGAGCTGGCACCTGAATAAGCATATAGTTGCGTTTATATCAGGGCGGACACAGGTCATCATCCGCGATTATGAAGATTCAG AGGGGAAGGAGCCAACTATCTTGACCAACGAATCACAGAGAGATGTTAGAGTACTAGAGTGGAGGCCCAATGGTGGAAGGATGCTAGCTGTTGGTTGCAA GAGTGGGATATGCATTTGGGCAGCTTCTTATCCTGGAAATGCAGCATCTGTCAGATCCGGCACTGTTTCATTTTTGGGAAGTTTGTCTAGAGGCTCAGGAATCCGGTATATCTTGGTTGATTTTCTTCGCAGTCAGAATGATGAACATGTTAGCGCACTTACTTGGAGTCCAGATGGAAGATA CTTAGCTTCTGCTTCATATGAGAGCTCCGCATTCACTGTGTGGGATGTTGCTCAAG GTATGGGGACGCCAATTCGTCGGGGATTAGGAGGCATATCAACGTTGAAGTGGTCACCTACTGGAGATtacttctttgcatcaaaatt TGATGGCACATTTTATCTTTGGGAAACAAATACCTGGACATCAGAACAATGGTCATCAACTAGTGGTTTTGTCAAG GGTGCAACATGGGATCCAGATGGGCGAATGATACTGCTTGCATTTTCTGATTCCTCGACTTTGGGATCTGTTCACTTTGCATCAAAGCCTCCCTCCTTAG ATGCGCATTTGTTACCTGTAGATTTGCCAGAGATATTATCATTGATAAGAAG AAGTAAGGGAATTGAAAAGATAGCATGGGATGATTCTGGGGAGCGATTAGCTTTGTCATTTAAAGACGGAGAGGATATTTACAGGGGTCTGATTGCCATATATGATACTAGAAGGACTCCTCTTATATCTACATCATTAAT TGGATTTATAAGGGGACCTGGAGAAAATCCAAGaccaatttctttttcatttcatggGAAGTTTAAGCAGGGACCATTGCTTTCTGTG TGTTGGAGCACTGGATTTTGTTGCACTTATCCTCTGCTATTTCGCTCTCATATGCTTCCGTGA
- the LOC112717023 gene encoding protein sym-1, producing the protein MASMAHKSLLLRRAFTTLSSRPPQPPPLPSRIFLQPTQSLTSTCSLPHFKPQFRFCTSPLSALPDNASGGPRGPRGPNSGSGGGGGGGEGGEGAGGEDKWSFLSWYLALLEKYPVAVKAITSAILTLIGDLICQLVIDQSQSIDLKRTFTFTLLGFILVGPTLHFWYLYLSKLVTLPGASGVLLRLVIDQFLFAPTFIGVFLATLVTLEGGPSQAVPKLKQEWFSSVVANWQLWIPFQFLNFSFVPQQFQVLAANVVSLVWNVILSFKAHKEVPTK; encoded by the exons ATGGCGTCAATGGCACACAAGTCGCTGCTCTTGAGGCGTGCCTTCACCACTCTCTCATCTCGACCGCCACAACCACCTCCTCTTCCTTCTCGAATATTCCTTCAACCAACCCAATCTCTCACCTCCACCTGCTCCCTCCCTCACTTCAAACCTCAATTCCGCTTCTGCACTTCTCCCCTCTCTGCGTTACCCGACAACGCTTCCGGCGGACCACGTGGCCCTCGCGGCCCCAATTCCGGCTCCGGCGGAGGTggcggaggaggagaaggaggagaaggagcagGTGGTGAAGATAAGTGGTCCTTCTTGTCATG GTATTTGGCTCTTCTTGAAAAATACCCTGTTGCAGTAAAAGCTATAACATCTGCAATTTTGACATTAATTGGAGATTTGATTTGCCAG CTTGTAATAGACCAATCGCAGTCTATAGACTTGAAGAGGACATTCACTTTCACTCTGCTTGGTTTTATCTTAGTAGGTCCAACACTGCATTTCTG GTACTTGTATCTGAGTAAACTGGTTACACTACCTGGAGCATCAGGTGTACTATTGCGGCTTGTAATTGATCAG TTCTTATTTGCTCCCACATTTATTGGGGTTTTCTTAGCTACATTGGTGACACTTGAGGGAGGGCCATCACAAGCTGTACCCAAACTTAAACAG GAGTGGTTTTCATCTGTTGTGGCAAATTGGCAATTATGGATACCTTTTCAATTTCTCAACTTCAGTTTTGTTCCACAGCAATTCCAG GTTCTTGCTGCTAATGTTGTATCTTTGGTATGGAACGTTATTCTCTCATTTAAGGCACACAAAGAAGTTCCTACAAAATAG